One part of the Azospirillum sp. B510 genome encodes these proteins:
- a CDS encoding ABC transporter ATP-binding protein, protein MTAAANDDIILEARNLTKEFKGFVAVRDVNLKVRRGTIHALIGPNGAGKSTVFNLLTKFLTPTRGQILYKGRDITRTKPADIALMGLVRSFQISAVFPHLSVLENVRVALQRPLGTSFHFWKSESSLHELHGRALELIEAVNLTPWAGHPAAELPYGRKRALEIATTLALDPEVMLLDEPLAGMGHEDIEGTAALIKRVAADRTVLMVEHNLSVVAHLSDSITVLRRGEILAEGPYETVSRNPQVMEAYMGTGHA, encoded by the coding sequence ATGACCGCCGCAGCGAACGACGACATCATCCTGGAAGCGCGCAACCTGACGAAGGAGTTCAAGGGATTCGTGGCGGTTCGGGACGTGAACCTGAAGGTCCGCCGCGGCACCATCCATGCGCTGATCGGCCCGAACGGCGCCGGCAAGAGCACGGTGTTCAACCTGCTGACCAAGTTCCTCACCCCCACGCGCGGGCAGATCCTCTACAAGGGCCGCGACATCACCCGCACCAAGCCGGCCGACATCGCATTGATGGGTCTGGTCCGCTCCTTCCAGATCTCCGCCGTCTTCCCGCATCTCAGCGTGCTGGAGAATGTCCGGGTGGCGCTTCAACGCCCGCTCGGTACCAGCTTCCATTTCTGGAAGTCCGAGTCGTCGCTCCATGAGCTGCATGGCCGGGCGCTGGAACTGATCGAGGCGGTGAACCTCACGCCCTGGGCCGGCCATCCGGCGGCGGAGCTGCCCTATGGCCGCAAGCGCGCGCTGGAGATCGCCACCACGCTGGCGCTCGACCCCGAGGTGATGCTGCTGGACGAACCGCTGGCCGGCATGGGCCATGAGGACATCGAGGGCACCGCGGCCCTGATCAAGCGCGTCGCCGCCGACCGCACCGTGCTGATGGTCGAGCACAACCTGTCGGTCGTCGCCCACCTGTCGGACAGCATCACCGTGCTTCGCCGCGGCGAGATCCTGGCGGAGGGGCCGTACGAGACCGTCTCCAGGAACCCGCAGGTGATGGAAGCCTATATGGGGACCGGACATGCCTGA
- a CDS encoding DedA family protein — translation MAGGLTDWLVQVMHNLHYVGIFFLVALARIFPPIPAESVIPLAGIGAATGEFTLAGVAIAGGFGSLAGQLVWFLPSRLMGRDRLEAFLKTYGPWLTINPKRVRQSTDWFARRGGLAVLFSQPVPGVRTLISIPAGACRMPVLTYALASGLGSVLWTLLLAWTGYMLSRWPFAHRLVGYFTIGLLVVLVGLYLWRLGRQLRLLRKGHSGRGAPTVTPTAG, via the coding sequence TTGGCGGGTGGTTTGACGGACTGGCTGGTGCAGGTGATGCACAACCTCCACTATGTCGGGATTTTCTTCCTGGTGGCGCTGGCGCGGATCTTCCCGCCGATCCCTGCCGAATCGGTGATCCCGCTGGCCGGGATCGGGGCGGCGACCGGCGAGTTCACGCTGGCCGGGGTCGCCATCGCCGGCGGGTTCGGCTCGCTGGCCGGTCAACTGGTGTGGTTCCTGCCCAGCCGGCTGATGGGGCGCGACCGGCTCGAAGCCTTCCTGAAGACATACGGCCCCTGGCTGACCATCAACCCGAAGCGGGTGCGGCAAAGCACCGACTGGTTCGCCAGACGCGGCGGGCTGGCGGTGCTGTTCTCGCAGCCGGTGCCGGGGGTGCGGACGCTGATCTCCATCCCGGCCGGGGCCTGCCGGATGCCGGTCCTGACCTATGCGCTGGCCTCCGGCCTCGGGTCGGTGCTGTGGACGCTGCTGCTGGCCTGGACCGGCTACATGCTGTCCCGCTGGCCCTTCGCCCACCGGCTGGTCGGCTATTTCACCATCGGGCTGCTGGTGGTGCTGGTCGGGCTGTATCTGTGGCGGCTGGGCAGGCAGCTGCGCCTATTGCGCAAGGGGCACTCGGGCCGCGGCGCGCCGACGGTCACGCCGACCGCCGGCTGA
- a CDS encoding LysE family translocator codes for MLLQGIALGFAIAAPVGPIGLLCIRRTLQHGPLMGFFTGFGAAVADTIYGAIAAFGVSTALSFLRGHEIAFQLVGGIFLLVVAVRTFRQQPDAEEREAASAPDTKSWLAGFMTGLSLTLTNPATIMAFIAIFAGFGLGGTLSRLEASTLVLGVFIGASLWWMTLSMGVAAVRHRISDRGLTMLNHCTGVALGAFGLWALGMAATGIVGMATA; via the coding sequence GTGCTCTTGCAGGGAATCGCTCTCGGATTCGCCATCGCCGCACCCGTCGGACCGATCGGTCTGCTGTGCATCCGCCGCACCCTGCAACACGGCCCGCTGATGGGTTTCTTCACCGGCTTCGGCGCCGCGGTGGCCGACACCATCTATGGCGCCATCGCCGCCTTCGGCGTCTCGACGGCGCTCAGCTTCCTGCGCGGGCACGAAATCGCCTTCCAGCTGGTCGGCGGCATCTTCCTGCTGGTGGTGGCGGTCCGCACCTTCCGCCAGCAGCCCGACGCCGAGGAGCGCGAGGCGGCATCCGCCCCGGACACCAAATCCTGGCTCGCCGGCTTCATGACCGGCCTGTCGCTGACCCTGACCAACCCGGCGACGATCATGGCCTTCATCGCCATCTTCGCCGGTTTCGGCCTGGGCGGCACCCTGAGCCGGCTGGAGGCCTCGACCCTGGTGCTCGGCGTCTTCATCGGGGCGTCGCTGTGGTGGATGACGCTGTCGATGGGGGTGGCGGCGGTGCGCCACCGCATCTCCGACCGCGGGCTGACCATGCTGAACCACTGCACTGGCGTGGCGCTCGGTGCCTTCGGCTTGTGGGCGCTGGGCATGGCCGCCACCGGGATCGTCGGGATGGCCACGGCCTGA
- a CDS encoding ABC transporter ATP-binding protein, with protein sequence MPDGGNTKTAMLEIADLHGFYGESHVLHGVGLEVRRGEVVTLLGRNGAGKTSTMRAIMGIMGRRTGSIRFQGQELIGMAQHRIPRLGIGYVPEERGIFSSLSVDENLTLPPVVKEGGMTVAQIHDLFPNLKGRGGTQGTRLSGGEQQMLAIARILRTGATLILLDEPTEGLAPVIIEQIGVAVRALKRRGFTILLVEQNFRFAATIADRHYVMEEGHVVDMIPNDQLHANMDKLHTYLGV encoded by the coding sequence ATGCCTGACGGGGGCAACACGAAGACCGCCATGCTGGAGATCGCCGACCTGCATGGCTTCTACGGCGAAAGCCATGTGCTGCACGGTGTCGGCCTGGAGGTTCGCCGGGGCGAGGTGGTGACGCTGCTGGGCCGCAACGGCGCCGGCAAGACCTCGACCATGCGCGCCATCATGGGCATCATGGGCAGGCGCACCGGCTCGATCCGTTTCCAGGGCCAGGAGCTGATCGGCATGGCGCAGCACAGGATCCCGCGGCTCGGCATCGGCTATGTGCCGGAGGAGCGCGGCATCTTCTCCTCCCTCAGCGTCGACGAAAATCTGACGCTGCCGCCGGTGGTCAAGGAGGGCGGGATGACGGTCGCGCAGATCCACGACCTGTTCCCCAACCTGAAGGGCCGCGGCGGCACCCAGGGCACGCGGCTGTCGGGCGGCGAGCAGCAGATGCTGGCCATCGCCCGCATCCTGCGCACCGGCGCCACCCTGATCCTGCTGGACGAGCCGACCGAGGGACTCGCTCCGGTGATCATCGAGCAGATCGGCGTCGCGGTGCGGGCGTTGAAGCGGCGCGGGTTCACCATCCTGCTCGTGGAGCAGAATTTCCGCTTCGCCGCCACCATCGCCGACCGCCATTACGTGATGGAGGAGGGCCATGTGGTCGACATGATCCCCAACGACCAGCTCCATGCCAACATGGACAAGCTGCACACCTATCTGGGGGTGTAG
- a CDS encoding methyl-accepting chemotaxis protein — MSLGNLKISIKIMLIVGLLSAVSLTVAGFGAVGLRFVGSAITDLDEATTEVRLSSRLNRLLAEINRDEYSLVVNPDEVATVAAAIDERRKALADAIAQLHRTIDGEQITILAKIEKQLPTYYEKLSASLDAARKTQGASSLTDSQRIMKAALEASRADVRNIRSDITAFLNFTEKESTALARQAEEAAAAKLTRMFAIAGAGTLAGILLGLMIAQKGIVGPIKSIVSSLRGLADGDLTVAISGTRRRDEVGMIAETARVFKANLIRSREMEEEAKQAEARAAADRRRTILGLADEFETSIGGVVEAVSSAATQLQSTARTMSAVAEETASRSTAVAAATEQASANVQTVAAASEELGSSIGEISRQVADSASISSQAVSEAERTNVTVEGLAVAAQRIGDVVSLIQNIASQTNLLALNATIEAARAGEAGKGFAVVASEVKQLANQTAKATGDISAQITEIQNQTGGAVTAIRNIGLTITQVNEISNGIAAAVEEQSAATAEIGRNVQQAAQGTQEVSSSIAGVSKAAEEAGTASNEVLSAATQLSQEAGRLRREVEGFLSRVRAA, encoded by the coding sequence ATGTCTTTGGGCAATCTGAAGATTTCTATAAAGATCATGTTGATTGTTGGATTACTTTCAGCGGTAAGCCTGACGGTCGCCGGATTCGGAGCAGTCGGATTGCGCTTCGTCGGCAGCGCGATCACGGATCTCGACGAAGCGACGACAGAGGTTCGCCTCAGCTCCCGCCTCAACCGCCTGCTCGCGGAGATCAATCGCGACGAATACAGCCTGGTGGTCAATCCCGATGAGGTGGCGACCGTCGCCGCCGCCATCGACGAGCGCCGCAAGGCGCTGGCCGACGCCATCGCCCAACTGCATCGCACGATCGACGGAGAACAGATCACCATCCTGGCGAAAATCGAGAAACAGCTTCCCACCTATTACGAAAAGCTGTCGGCATCCCTCGACGCCGCGCGCAAGACCCAGGGCGCATCCTCGCTGACCGACAGCCAGCGGATCATGAAGGCTGCGCTCGAGGCCAGCCGCGCCGATGTCAGGAACATCCGCAGCGACATCACCGCCTTCCTCAATTTCACCGAGAAGGAATCGACGGCGCTGGCCCGCCAGGCCGAGGAGGCCGCCGCGGCGAAGCTGACCCGGATGTTCGCCATCGCCGGCGCCGGAACGCTCGCGGGCATCCTGCTCGGCCTGATGATCGCGCAGAAGGGAATCGTCGGGCCGATCAAATCCATCGTCTCGTCGCTGCGCGGACTTGCCGATGGCGACCTGACGGTCGCGATCTCTGGAACGCGACGCCGCGACGAGGTGGGAATGATCGCCGAGACCGCGCGCGTCTTCAAAGCCAACCTGATCCGCAGCCGCGAGATGGAGGAGGAGGCGAAGCAGGCCGAGGCCAGGGCGGCGGCGGACCGTAGGCGGACGATACTCGGGTTGGCGGACGAGTTCGAGACGAGCATCGGCGGCGTCGTCGAAGCGGTATCCAGCGCCGCGACGCAGCTACAGTCCACCGCACGGACCATGTCTGCCGTCGCCGAGGAAACCGCCAGCCGGTCGACGGCGGTCGCCGCCGCGACCGAACAAGCCTCGGCCAACGTCCAGACGGTGGCCGCCGCGTCCGAGGAGCTCGGCAGCTCCATCGGCGAGATCAGCCGGCAGGTGGCGGACTCCGCCTCCATCTCCAGCCAGGCGGTGAGCGAGGCGGAGCGGACCAACGTCACGGTCGAAGGCCTGGCCGTTGCGGCGCAGCGGATCGGCGACGTGGTCAGCCTGATCCAGAACATCGCCAGCCAGACCAATCTTCTGGCGCTGAACGCGACCATCGAGGCGGCCCGCGCCGGAGAGGCGGGCAAGGGGTTCGCCGTGGTGGCGAGCGAGGTGAAGCAGCTCGCCAACCAGACCGCCAAGGCGACCGGGGACATCTCCGCCCAGATCACCGAAATCCAGAACCAGACCGGCGGTGCCGTCACCGCGATCCGCAACATCGGCCTGACCATCACCCAGGTGAACGAGATTTCCAACGGCATCGCCGCCGCGGTCGAGGAGCAGAGCGCCGCGACCGCCGAGATCGGCCGCAATGTCCAGCAGGCGGCCCAGGGAACGCAGGAGGTATCCTCCAGCATCGCCGGCGTCAGCAAGGCCGCCGAGGAGGCCGGCACCGCGTCCAACGAGGTGCTGTCGGCCGCGACCCAGCTGTCGCAGGAGGCGGGTCGCCTGCGCCGCGAGGTGGAAGGCTTCCTCTCGCGGGTCAGGGCGGCCTGA
- a CDS encoding BMP family lipoprotein, whose protein sequence is MKTRILAAMLAMTAITATAAEASAEDFSPAVVFDQGGKFDKSFNEAAYNGAERFKTETGTAYREFEITNEGQREQAMRTLVRRGASVIVAVGFSQTAAVDKVAKESPNTKFCLIDDKLDAPNVQSVTFKEEEGSFLVGMAAALASKTGKVGFIGGMDIPLIRNFLTGYEQGVKHVAGSDEVFVNMTGTTPAAWNDPGRGAELAKSQFGRGADVVFAAAGATGLGVLQAAADAGKLSIGVDSNQNHVHPGSVLTSMVKRVDVVVYDCMKAAKDGSWKAGHRVVGLKEDGVGYALDANNRKLITPEIEAKLEEAKARIIAGALAVKPYQP, encoded by the coding sequence ATGAAGACGCGTATTCTTGCCGCCATGCTGGCGATGACGGCGATCACGGCGACCGCTGCCGAGGCGTCGGCGGAGGACTTCTCGCCGGCCGTGGTGTTCGACCAGGGCGGCAAGTTCGACAAGTCCTTCAACGAGGCGGCCTACAACGGCGCCGAGCGCTTCAAGACGGAGACCGGCACCGCCTACCGCGAGTTCGAGATCACCAACGAGGGCCAGCGCGAGCAGGCGATGCGGACGCTGGTGCGCCGCGGCGCCTCGGTCATCGTCGCCGTCGGCTTCTCGCAGACCGCGGCGGTGGACAAGGTGGCGAAGGAATCGCCCAACACCAAATTCTGTCTGATCGACGACAAGCTGGACGCCCCCAACGTCCAGTCCGTGACCTTCAAGGAGGAGGAGGGATCCTTCCTGGTCGGCATGGCGGCGGCGCTGGCGTCGAAGACCGGCAAGGTCGGCTTCATCGGCGGCATGGACATCCCGCTGATCCGCAACTTCCTGACCGGCTACGAGCAGGGCGTGAAGCATGTCGCGGGGAGCGACGAGGTGTTCGTCAACATGACCGGCACTACGCCGGCCGCCTGGAACGATCCCGGCCGCGGGGCGGAGCTGGCCAAGAGCCAGTTCGGCCGCGGCGCCGACGTGGTGTTCGCCGCGGCGGGCGCCACCGGCCTCGGCGTGCTACAGGCGGCGGCCGATGCCGGCAAGCTGTCCATCGGCGTCGACAGCAACCAGAACCATGTCCATCCCGGCAGCGTCCTGACCTCGATGGTCAAGCGGGTGGACGTCGTCGTCTATGACTGCATGAAGGCGGCGAAGGACGGCAGCTGGAAGGCCGGCCACCGGGTCGTCGGGCTGAAGGAGGACGGCGTCGGCTATGCGCTGGACGCCAACAACCGCAAGCTGATCACGCCGGAGATCGAAGCGAAGCTGGAAGAGGCGAAGGCGCGGATCATCGCGGGCGCGCTGGCGGTCAAGCCGTACCAGCCGTAA
- a CDS encoding DMT family transporter, whose protein sequence is MRGALAAACAAFCWGGATVLSKSALDEVTPIALLVLQLSASVVVLWSVILLTRRPVPPWRNCRVITLLGLLEPGAAYLLGLIGLVSIRAGDATLIQAFEAIMIVVLSACLLKVRPTAGFVLLSAVALAGLAVTLGAFGPRDGAGSPFGIAMVFLATAGAALYVVLSSRLLVDHDPIVVVGLQQLSALALALAALPFEMLWGGTGTVLPTSAGSWGITIASGVIQYALAFSLYMFALSKIPANLAGSFLNLTPVFGLAIAFIALGEALSGIQLASAATTILAVTVIQFQSDAPFRLPGIVRRAGEQLAHRFRSGAAGDDRFRS, encoded by the coding sequence ATGCGCGGCGCCCTGGCGGCGGCCTGCGCCGCCTTCTGCTGGGGTGGCGCGACCGTCCTGTCGAAATCCGCGCTCGACGAGGTGACGCCGATCGCCCTGCTGGTCTTGCAGTTGAGCGCGAGCGTGGTCGTCCTGTGGTCGGTCATCCTTCTTACGCGCCGTCCTGTGCCGCCCTGGAGGAACTGCCGCGTCATCACGCTGTTGGGGCTGCTGGAGCCCGGTGCCGCCTATCTGCTGGGGTTGATCGGCCTTGTTTCGATCCGCGCCGGCGACGCGACGCTGATTCAGGCGTTCGAGGCGATCATGATCGTGGTCCTGTCGGCCTGCCTTCTGAAAGTCCGGCCAACCGCGGGCTTCGTGCTTCTGTCCGCTGTCGCCCTTGCCGGCCTGGCGGTAACCCTGGGCGCGTTCGGCCCGCGCGACGGCGCAGGGTCGCCCTTCGGCATCGCGATGGTCTTTCTCGCCACCGCCGGCGCCGCCCTGTATGTGGTGCTCAGTTCACGGCTGCTGGTCGACCATGACCCGATCGTCGTCGTGGGGCTTCAGCAACTGTCGGCGCTGGCGCTCGCTCTTGCCGCCCTCCCTTTCGAGATGCTGTGGGGCGGAACCGGCACCGTCCTGCCGACAAGCGCCGGAAGCTGGGGCATCACGATCGCGTCGGGCGTCATTCAATACGCGCTCGCCTTTTCCCTCTACATGTTCGCTCTGTCGAAGATCCCGGCCAACCTCGCCGGAAGCTTTCTCAACCTCACCCCCGTATTCGGTCTGGCGATCGCGTTCATCGCGCTTGGCGAAGCGCTGTCCGGCATCCAGCTTGCCAGCGCCGCGACAACCATACTTGCCGTGACCGTGATCCAATTTCAAAGCGACGCCCCCTTCCGGCTGCCTGGGATCGTGAGAAGGGCTGGGGAACAGTTGGCCCATCGCTTTCGATCCGGAGCGGCCGGCGACGATCGATTCCGCTCTTGA
- a CDS encoding IclR family transcriptional regulator — protein sequence MRRREEALVADDMADEEKDPRFVTALARGLELLRAFRRNESMLGNLELAQRTGLPKPTVSRLTYTLAKLGYLAYDQTTGKYRLGTSVLALGYASLSGMGVRQVARPLMQELADQTGLAVALGGRDRLSMIYLECCKAAGPVTLSLDVGSHVKLSTTSMGRAYLAALPETERAPLMAKLEEHEGEDWTEIHDGILQAIEDYRTRGYCRSIGAWKSEVHAIGVPFVPRDGSQILAFNCGGPGFLVDPRKLEEEDAPRLVAMVRRIDAALFNG from the coding sequence ATGCGCAGGCGGGAAGAGGCTCTGGTCGCCGACGACATGGCGGACGAGGAGAAGGACCCGCGCTTCGTCACGGCGCTGGCCCGCGGTCTGGAGCTGCTGCGCGCCTTCCGCCGCAACGAGTCGATGCTGGGCAATCTGGAGCTGGCGCAGCGCACCGGCCTGCCCAAGCCGACGGTGTCGCGGCTGACCTACACGCTGGCCAAGCTGGGCTATCTCGCCTACGACCAGACCACCGGCAAATACCGGCTCGGCACCTCCGTGCTCGCCTTGGGCTATGCCAGCCTGTCGGGCATGGGCGTCCGGCAGGTCGCCCGTCCGCTGATGCAGGAGTTGGCCGACCAGACCGGGCTGGCGGTGGCGCTGGGCGGACGCGACCGGCTCAGCATGATCTACCTGGAATGCTGCAAGGCGGCCGGGCCGGTCACCCTGTCGCTCGACGTCGGCTCCCATGTCAAGCTGTCGACCACCAGCATGGGCCGCGCCTATCTGGCGGCCTTGCCGGAGACGGAGCGCGCGCCGCTGATGGCGAAGCTGGAGGAGCATGAGGGTGAGGATTGGACGGAAATCCATGACGGCATCCTCCAGGCCATCGAGGATTACCGGACGCGCGGCTATTGCCGCTCCATCGGCGCCTGGAAGTCCGAGGTGCATGCCATAGGCGTTCCCTTCGTGCCGCGCGACGGGTCGCAGATCCTCGCCTTCAACTGCGGCGGGCCGGGTTTCCTGGTCGATCCGCGCAAGCTGGAGGAGGAGGATGCGCCCAGGCTGGTGGCGATGGTCCGGCGGATCGACGCGGCGCTGTTCAACGGGTAG